The Zeugodacus cucurbitae isolate PBARC_wt_2022May chromosome 4, idZeuCucr1.2, whole genome shotgun sequence genome includes the window TGTGCACTCTTTCCATTGTTCTTTTAAATTCGAAATGGCAATTCGTTGTCGGACATGACTGGTTTTTTATCAACGGTGCTTTTAATATTTCGACATATGAACAGGATATCGGTGAGAGAATTTGAAGAAAGAATATTTGCAGCTTCTATACTAAACACAACTGTAATAGTTCGCTCATATTTGAATATCGATTTTCActgcaataaatataaacttcATCAATCGCTGGTGGTCGAAATGGTTACTAATTGTCTTCGATTTGGTAAGAGTTAAAGGGTAGCGAAGCGAACAAACTATAGCAGCCGTTAAAACAAACTGACAACAAAGTCCTTAAGGGTCGACACCTCTGCTGGAATGATTCAAAATATGAGATTTCTACCATTTACACTACTACAACCACATTTCAAGATAACGATGTGTGCCTTTGATCGGCAAGTGAATTAAAACTTATGAAATGAAAGCGACAAAATTCATTAATTCAGGTTatgttttcagttttgtttttattgttttaatgtcAAACAGTGTTTTCCCTTTCATTGCCAATGAAATCCAATTCGATGCTATCACAGATCAACCGCTACATTCCGTTTACTTGCGGAGCACATAGGCGGCGTTGTATGGGTAAGCGGAGTAGGCGGCGTAGGGTGAAGCGTAGGCGGCATAGGGAGAGGCGGCGTAAGCGGCATATGGCGCAGCATAGGCAGCGGCGTAGGGAGAGGCCACCAATGGTGCTGAATAGGCCAATGGAGCTGCGACCACAGCTGGTTTAGGCTCAGCAGCAGCGAAGGCGAAGAGAGCGACGAAAACGAGTGCGAACTAGAAAGTGAATTAcatttgtgttaaaatatagttatttaacgtatagtttaatttatattacttacgtatttaaacattttgtttgatttagTTTGGTAGTTGCTTTGTGCTAGAGCAAATTGTAACTGATAATAGTGAGGAGCTTCACTCGAGTTTAAATACTCTTCTAAATTCACGTACTGAcgttcaaaataaaaatcgaagtaAATTTATATTCGAGTTTGCACATTTTTCAGCAGTCAAAAAGTCTGGCTTTTGCTGAGGTTCGAAGGCAATTTTGTCgaaaattcttttattatttaaatttcgtgCAGTTTTGACGAGCCAATTTTCGGTCGTTACTTGTTAGCTGTCGCGCATATTAAACCAATTGGTTGCCTTAAGCGCTTCACTGTCATTTCATGGTCGGCGTGGACATGTGGACTTGCCAACCCACAATATATTTGTTaacattttagtattatttagaAAATGCTCTGCATTGTAACATTTAATTCCACATATTTGAGAGTACTCTTCTACTTAGTGATCTCTTTAGTAAAATGAacggaaataaaaaattgtaatccaGTTTTAGAGATCCAAAACTATGCcaccatttattttttaaactataatacTTGACCGATTGGATGCAATTAGGGTCCACTAGAATATCCTCTTGATACAATTACAAAATGAATGAAGTCCAAGTACAACCACATCCACTTTCAAAGTAACATCTTTAGTGTCCTTTACACACAATAGATGGGAATATTTTATAGGACATAATGCGATTTGGTTAAATCGGTTTCAACTTTTCTTAGACCTCCAAATGATTTCCGTTCTGCCAGTTGtgcgatatacatacattgccTTATCTCTCTGATATCTTAAATATCTAAATTACTGTTATCAGATATTTCAGATATTAAGGGAGTGTGTTTGGTTGTTTTGGCTATTTTactaattaaatgtttattaaccTCATGAGGcatacaaacattttatacatgAACACTCAATGTAAACATAtctaagtaaatatgtacaacaTGCATCCGCTGAAACGACTTATTGTGCACGGGTTGAAGGCCGCGAACCCACTTCTTTCCGCTTGCTTATCCTCCCCATTATTGGCGAGTGACTTGCATGCTTCAATCGGCTCAACTTGGCcgaacacacacacttacatgtgCGCGCATAAAACATGAATCCACGAGTATTTAAAGGCGAGCGATAAGTCATTTCATTATCAGTTTAGTTTCGCTGCACTACAGTAAAACAccgaacaacaaacaaaaatcaaaatgttcaaatacgtAAGTGAATTCCATTGTTCATAGCtcataatcaaataaataccagccgatttgcataaatttattaaatgattGGTGTAaccattaatatttaattaatttatttacaaacagtTCGCTCTCGTCTTCGTCGCCCTCTTCGCCTTCGCTGCTGCCGAGCCTAAACCAGCTGTGGTAGCTGCTCCATTGGCCTACTCCGCCCCATTGGTAGCCTCCCCCTACGCCGCTGCCTATGCTGCCCCATATGCCGCTTACGCCGCCTCTCCCTATGCCGCCTACGCTTCACCCTACGCCGCCTACTCCGCTTACCCATACAGCGCCGCCTATGTGCTCCGCAAGTAAACGGAATGTAGCAAAAGAAACCGGAACTGAAGTacaatataatgaaaaaaataaaacaaaaccttAAACGATAAATGAGTCTTTTGCAATTTAATCGGTAAATAGGAGCAAGTAACTTGAATATCCGTAGTGAGTAAGATAGCGGTATTCAATATCAATATGTATCCAGCTCATTTATTACTCTTCTGTAAGTTGGTCTAGTTAGAGTATTCTAAAGTaacgaaaaattataattttggttttaaataaGATATGTAGACTGTTAAGTACCAATAGCTggtttttctacttttttgtttttggcgctTTCTGTTTTTAAATCCTGATAGTTGTCAATATTGATAATtctaatttatattgaaatcatTCTAATGTTATTGAGAGTCGTCAACGAAATCTTTTgtttctctctatctctctgtTTCTGTCATTACCCGAGGTAGTATAATCCTAATTTTTCACTTTACAATGTAGGACATTAATTCTTATCTTTCTTATGGTAATCTTTTGTTATGTTCTGGAAACCTTACGAACTATATTAAATTGTAAGGAATTCACTGTAACTCTAATATGAACTAATATGAAATGTATCTAGGTATGAAAAGACATCTTTAGTGATCTCAGTCTTTTaacagaaacaaatattttgggGATATCTGTGATGCTATGTGACtagttttgatattttcaatgtaacgccTCGGCTATATTGGatttaaaaatgttgtaaaCTTTATAGTCTAGTAAATCCTTTCTAAATGATCggcaatagaaatatttttttcttcatatcCCTCAAAGAGAAAACATTCTCTTTCGTTTAGTACAAAGTTGAGAAGTCTTTTAGTCCTTGCTGAAGTCTAGTAATATCAATGAACTGCCGTAAACATTAAAGTGTTACCACTTAACTTATAGTGAGAGGTATACTCGTAAGGGTAAACATTGTAAAAATCCACACATATGGTAGAAtcgtatgaaaaaatatatgtatattttcaaaaacttggAAATTTTCAAGATATTTAGTCAAAAAATATTACCTTAAATTTTTTGGATACTGTATAATTTTCATCGAATTGTATATTGTGCGCAAACTTTGTTTCCAGAAAGAATCTGAATTTAAGAGTTACACTGTCTATAAGACTTCAAATCTGGGTATTCTTACTATATTCCTTATTATTCTTATTGACTATGTTGTCTGTTGTCTCGAGAACAACATTTTTTGGTTCCACTTTTGCGAAACAGTAGCTTTCAATGGTACATTGGGTTGGTTGATAATTTTAGAACAATACTGCAATAAACTAACTAACTTCGAAGGAATTTCGCAGAACTTACAAATCAGCATTTGTATTAGTATTTGAAAATTGCATTCTTATGCTCTCAAAATGAGAAGCATGTATGAGTGGCGTagaaaagaattttaaaataataaaagtttgtgatttcgtttttaaatttccagttttatttcattatttccaATAAGTTTGAGTCAAATTTGGTCCTATTCACTGCcaatcaatttcaattattgCACAATCACAGCTTGACAATTCCACTGCTACATTCCGTTTACTTGCGGAGCACATAGGCGGCGTTGTAGGGGTAAGCGGAGTAGGCAGCGTAGGGTGAAGCGTAGGCGGCATAGGGAGATGCGGCGTATGCGGCATATGGGGCAGCATAGGCAGCGGCGTAGGGGGAGGCCACCAATGGGGCGGAGTAGGCCAATGGAGCAGCGATCACAGCTGGTTTAGGCTCAGCAGCGGCGAAGGCGAAGAGTGCGACGAAAACGAGAGCGAACTGCAAGGAAGAATACATTTTTAAGTAAAAGGTTCTCTTCGATAAacaaataatagttttttgCGTATTTGATTGCGGATACTTacgtatttgaacattttgagTGTTTGGTTGGTGCTGTATTGTTGGTAAAACAAAACTGATGAAAATAACACATTTGCTTGAGTTTATATACGCTTATTATTTCTGCAATAGTTCAAAGCCCGACATAATCAATGGTTCGATTGCTGACATTGCTGAAGTTTTGGGCGAAACGTGCCGGGTTGTCAACAGTCAGCagagtttgtgtgtatgtgtgtgcctatGTTTATGAGTACGATTTTTGAGGAGTTGAGCTGCGCATTTTAATGCCCACACTTATGAGTATATGCTTGGGTCAAAATAGACGGCCCAAAATCAAAATGCACAACATTGAATTAAACTAATAAAACTATGTACTAAATTAAGTATGCAAATAAAGCAATTACTAAGGTCGCAATATAAttaatgtgtgtatatttttttattttcataaacgaAATTCTTGTTGACATTTTTagcacacatttttttcttgagATGTTTATTGTGTAACCTGTCTTATTGCTGTTGACGTCAAGTACTTGCATTACCATTTGTAATTAAAGGCCAAAATATCTGAACACATACTCGTTGGCAGCCGGCCGTTAGGGCTCGAAGCCTCgagctgaaataaataaagccaAATTGAACGAAAATGACCAAATGTCAAATGAAGCTCAataacagctgcaacaacaacggtCATTCAACGGAACGGGAGCGCGGGTGTGTTTCGAATGACCTGCTGCCTTTAAGCACAGCGTCGCTTCCTGCATACCAAATGAATCGCCGCTGCCGGCGTAACGCTTATCAATGGCCTGCCTGCCCATCGGCACTTTGTCCGTCGTCATGTCCGCAGTTATTTAGTACACAACTAATGCAATTCTTctcacttacaaacatacatacatgtacttaTACTAAATTCGTGTATTTCATTGGTGTTCTTGATTACATGCCAtatatttagtaatttattattCACAAATGTTGAAGCCTTGTTTTTGTAAGAGGAACCGAAAATATTTCTGATAAAATGGGTAAAATGATAATCACCGCAAATCTGttgtttttaatacaaaactGAGTCAGATTATTCGTTTCTTTAGAATGCaaacatttcattcaatttatatttaaattatttttgtatttcctaATTATAGCTTCTTCACTTTATTTACGGAAGCTTGCACATATACACTTGTACGAAAATGCACAGTTTATACGAGGGTAATCCTTAAAGTTATCGGAAGCAAATACCAATGGACAAGGAAGCTAATATCGTGAGAACTTTTGTTGGATAGTTCCGTAAGCTTCAAAGCGCGTCTTCTATTAAAACTATGCCTTGAAACTCTTCGTTTAAATTTAGTTTCTCTGGAGCCCTTAAAACTGttcttgaaataaaacaaattaatcgGAATGCCCCATGGCTTGAGAGGCAACTTTGGAGACAAGGTCTTCAATGGCAATAGATTGCTAGATATTTATAGCTGCCGCAAGAAGTGTCAGTATTTAATTAATCTGA containing:
- the LOC105211598 gene encoding cuticle protein 16.5-like, yielding MFKYFALVFVALFAFAAAEPKPAVVAAPLAYSAPLVASPYAAAYAAPYAAYAASPYAAYASPYAAYSAYPYSAAYVLRK
- the LOC114803523 gene encoding cuticle protein 16.5-like, which encodes MFKYFALVFVALFAFAAAEPKPAVIAAPLAYSAPLVASPYAAAYAAPYAAYAASPYAAYASPYAAYSAYPYNAAYVLRK